A stretch of Faecalibacterium duncaniae DNA encodes these proteins:
- the thiM gene encoding hydroxyethylthiazole kinase yields the protein MFAEQFANVRTKSPLIHNITNYVTVNDCANMVLACGASPIMADDAAEVEDITTICGGLNINIGTLNSRTIESMLKAGRKANALGHPVVLDPVGAGASALRTGTAYRLLDEVRFTVIRGNISEVKTLASGAGTTKGVDADVADRVTEENLDGAVAFAKAFAAKTGAVVAITGAIDIVADGAKAYCIRNGHPMMSAITGTGCQLSALTAAFITANPGQPLEAAAAAVCAMGLAGEIAHARLTPLDGNATYRNYIIDAIYHMTPAQLEEGAKYEVR from the coding sequence ATGTTTGCAGAGCAGTTTGCCAATGTCCGCACCAAAAGCCCCCTGATTCATAATATCACCAACTACGTCACCGTGAACGACTGCGCCAATATGGTGCTGGCCTGCGGTGCTTCGCCCATTATGGCCGACGATGCTGCCGAGGTGGAGGATATCACCACCATCTGCGGCGGGCTGAACATCAACATCGGCACCCTGAACAGCCGCACCATTGAATCCATGCTCAAGGCAGGCAGAAAGGCCAATGCACTGGGCCACCCCGTGGTGCTGGACCCCGTGGGCGCAGGCGCTTCCGCCCTGCGCACCGGGACGGCCTACCGCCTGCTGGACGAGGTGCGGTTCACGGTCATCCGGGGCAACATCTCCGAGGTAAAGACACTGGCTTCCGGCGCGGGCACCACCAAGGGCGTGGATGCCGATGTGGCCGACAGGGTCACCGAGGAAAATCTGGACGGCGCGGTGGCCTTTGCCAAGGCATTTGCCGCAAAGACCGGTGCCGTTGTGGCCATTACCGGTGCCATTGACATCGTGGCCGATGGGGCAAAAGCCTACTGCATCCGCAACGGCCACCCGATGATGAGCGCCATCACCGGCACGGGCTGCCAGCTCTCTGCCCTGACGGCGGCCTTTATCACCGCCAACCCCGGCCAGCCGCTGGAGGCTGCTGCTGCCGCCGTCTGCGCCATGGGCCTTGCGGGCGAGATCGCCCATGCACGGCTGACCCCGCTGGACGGCAACGCCACCTACCGCAATTACATCATTGATGCCATTTATCATATGACTCCGGCTCAGCTGGAAGAGGGTGCCAAGTATGAAGTGCGCTGA
- the thiE gene encoding thiamine phosphate synthase, whose translation MKCAEEYMRLYAVTDRAWVGGQTLYQQVESALKGGVTCVQLREKELDEEAFLKEAFELHDLCKKYNVPFFINDNVDIAIRCHAEGIHVGQEDMAAAQVRQRVGDEMMIGVSVHSVEEALEAVRHGADCLGVGAAFSTHTKADVDVLPEGMMKAICDAVDIPVVAIGGIHKENLLRLKGTGVNGVALVSAIFGAEDIEAECRELKALAEQL comes from the coding sequence ATGAAGTGCGCTGAAGAATATATGCGGCTCTACGCCGTCACCGACCGTGCCTGGGTGGGCGGTCAGACCCTCTATCAGCAGGTGGAGAGCGCCCTGAAGGGCGGCGTGACCTGTGTTCAGCTGCGGGAAAAGGAGCTGGACGAGGAAGCCTTCCTGAAGGAGGCGTTTGAGCTCCACGACCTGTGCAAAAAATACAATGTGCCCTTTTTCATCAACGATAACGTGGACATTGCCATCCGCTGCCACGCCGAGGGCATCCATGTGGGGCAGGAGGATATGGCCGCTGCTCAGGTGCGCCAGCGCGTGGGCGATGAGATGATGATCGGCGTATCTGTCCACAGCGTGGAGGAGGCCCTGGAGGCCGTCCGGCATGGTGCCGACTGTCTGGGCGTGGGTGCAGCTTTCTCTACCCACACCAAGGCAGACGTGGACGTTCTGCCCGAGGGCATGATGAAAGCCATCTGCGATGCCGTGGACATCCCCGTTGTGGCCATCGGCGGCATCCACAAGGAGAACCTGCTCCGGCTCAAGGGCACCGGCGTGAACGGTGTGGCCCTTGTCAGTGCGATCTTCGGCGCGGAGGATATTGAGGCCGAGTGCAGGGAGCTGAAGGCACTGGCGGAGCAGCTGTAA
- the thiC gene encoding phosphomethylpyrimidine synthase ThiC, with protein MQNYTTQMDAARKGIVTPEMEIVAKKEYRTTEEIRQLVAEGKVAIPANKHHTCLNPEGIGSMLRTKINVNLGVSRDCKDYNVEMEKVMSAVNMGAEAIMDLSSHGNTQPFRQKLTHECPVMIGTVPVYDSVIHYQRDLATLTAQDFIDVVRLHAEDGVDFVTLHCGITRKTIDQIRTHKRKMNIVSRGGSLVFAWMSMTGNENPFYEHFDEICEICAEHDVTISLGDACRPGCLADATDVCQIEELVRLGELTKRAWAHNVQVMVEGPGHVPLNQVAANMEVQKSICMGAPFYVLGPLVTDIAPGYDHITAAIGGAVAAMSGAAFLCYVTPAEHLALPNVDDVKQGIVASKIAAHAADIAKGIPHARDIDDKMGDARRVLDWDAQFACALDPETAKAIRDARLPEDDHSDTCSMCGKFCAVRSMNKALAGEYIDIL; from the coding sequence ATGCAGAACTACACCACACAGATGGACGCTGCCCGCAAGGGCATCGTCACGCCGGAAATGGAGATCGTGGCCAAAAAGGAATACCGCACCACGGAGGAGATCCGTCAGCTGGTGGCTGAGGGCAAGGTGGCCATTCCCGCCAATAAGCACCACACCTGCCTGAACCCCGAGGGCATCGGCTCCATGCTGCGCACCAAGATCAACGTGAACCTGGGCGTTTCCCGCGACTGCAAGGATTACAACGTGGAGATGGAAAAGGTGATGAGCGCCGTCAATATGGGCGCGGAAGCTATCATGGACCTGTCCAGCCACGGCAACACCCAGCCCTTCCGCCAGAAGCTGACCCACGAGTGCCCCGTGATGATCGGCACTGTGCCCGTGTACGATTCCGTCATCCACTATCAGCGCGACCTTGCTACCCTGACCGCGCAGGACTTCATCGACGTGGTGCGCCTGCATGCTGAGGACGGCGTGGACTTTGTCACCCTGCACTGCGGCATCACCCGCAAGACCATCGACCAGATCCGCACCCACAAGCGGAAGATGAACATCGTCAGCCGCGGCGGCTCTCTGGTGTTCGCCTGGATGAGCATGACCGGCAACGAGAACCCCTTCTACGAGCACTTTGACGAGATCTGTGAGATCTGCGCCGAGCACGACGTGACCATCTCGCTGGGCGATGCCTGCCGCCCCGGCTGCCTGGCCGATGCCACCGATGTCTGCCAGATCGAAGAGCTGGTGCGTCTGGGCGAGCTGACCAAGCGCGCCTGGGCACACAACGTGCAGGTCATGGTGGAGGGCCCGGGCCATGTGCCCCTGAATCAGGTGGCTGCCAACATGGAGGTGCAGAAGAGCATCTGCATGGGCGCTCCCTTCTATGTGCTGGGACCCCTCGTTACCGACATTGCCCCCGGTTATGACCACATCACGGCTGCCATCGGCGGTGCCGTTGCCGCCATGAGCGGTGCGGCTTTCCTGTGCTATGTCACCCCCGCCGAGCATCTGGCTCTGCCCAACGTGGACGATGTGAAGCAGGGCATCGTGGCCTCCAAGATCGCCGCCCATGCGGCCGATATCGCCAAGGGCATCCCCCATGCCCGGGATATCGACGACAAGATGGGCGATGCCCGCCGCGTGCTGGACTGGGATGCCCAGTTCGCCTGCGCTCTCGACCCCGAGACCGCCAAGGCCATCCGGGATGCCCGCCTGCCCGAGGATGACCACAGCGACACCTGCTCCATGTGCGGCAAGTTCTGCGCCGTCCGCAGCATGAACAAGGCACTGGCCGGGGAATACATCGACATCCTGTAA
- a CDS encoding Cof-type HAD-IIB family hydrolase translates to MARSNIRVLALDLDGTLTNDEKIVTPRTRAALDAAAAQGVTIVLASGRPTAGILPLAKELGLDKKGGCVLAYNGGKIVDCVTGEALYQVQLGAEFVPELCEFAARQDVAILTYNSEGIVCERDQDVWANKECFTTKLPMLHVDDLASYVDYPICKMLITLDPARRDAVCAAGKEQFAGRIDLYPSSPFFIEAVPLGVAKDRSLAALLERMGLTRENLMACGDGLNDRSMISYAGVGVAMQNAEDAVKAVADYVTAADNNHDGVAEAIEKFILN, encoded by the coding sequence ATGGCAAGATCGAATATCCGGGTGCTGGCTCTGGACTTGGACGGCACCCTGACCAATGACGAAAAGATCGTTACCCCCCGCACCCGCGCGGCGCTGGATGCCGCCGCCGCACAGGGCGTGACCATCGTGCTGGCCTCCGGCCGCCCCACAGCGGGCATTCTGCCGCTGGCAAAGGAGCTGGGGCTGGACAAAAAGGGCGGCTGTGTGCTGGCCTACAACGGCGGCAAGATCGTGGACTGCGTGACCGGCGAGGCCCTGTATCAGGTGCAGCTGGGAGCGGAGTTCGTCCCGGAGCTCTGCGAATTTGCAGCCCGGCAGGATGTGGCCATCCTGACCTATAACAGCGAGGGCATCGTGTGTGAGCGGGATCAGGACGTGTGGGCAAACAAGGAGTGCTTTACCACAAAGCTGCCGATGCTCCATGTGGATGATCTGGCCTCCTATGTGGACTATCCGATCTGCAAAATGCTCATCACCCTTGACCCTGCCCGGCGGGATGCTGTCTGTGCCGCCGGAAAGGAGCAGTTTGCGGGCCGTATCGACCTGTACCCCTCCAGCCCCTTCTTCATCGAGGCCGTGCCGCTGGGCGTGGCAAAGGACAGGAGCCTTGCCGCCCTGCTGGAACGGATGGGCCTGACCCGGGAGAACCTGATGGCCTGCGGCGACGGCCTGAACGACCGCTCCATGATCTCCTATGCCGGGGTGGGCGTTGCCATGCAGAATGCCGAGGATGCCGTCAAGGCTGTGGCCGATTACGTCACCGCCGCCGACAACAACCACGACGGCGTGGCCGAGGCCATCGAAAAATTTATCCTGAACTGA
- a CDS encoding 3'-5' exonuclease, whose translation MPRNLVLFDLEWNIGYKPYNFNYHGVQQTFRGEIIEIGAVKIDEDANVLDTFSIHLRPRIFRTLQHHIAKVTGLTQADLDRGEPIVQGLRRFMQWCGPDAEFAEWGMDDVPVLKQNLFLCNLDESRPTQWYDLQQIFLREHPRKEGEGMTLESVVTRMGIPMERPFHDALSDTLYTADVCRKLDLRAGLAAYPTEEESLRASLCPAPGDYRDFRVFRGYVEQSTWRSDPKIITASCPVCGGDLQPDDIWLKKGNSGWYTLSVCPACAGTGNEVGKGVFQRYKLARRDGLHWSFARCVQIPDEAGLARWERMRAQQIERMQARAEKAAAEAAGKA comes from the coding sequence ATGCCACGCAATCTGGTTTTATTTGATCTGGAATGGAACATCGGCTATAAGCCGTATAACTTTAATTATCATGGCGTGCAGCAGACCTTCCGGGGCGAGATCATCGAGATCGGCGCGGTGAAGATCGACGAGGATGCCAACGTGCTGGATACCTTCTCCATCCACCTGCGGCCCCGCATTTTCCGCACCCTGCAGCACCACATCGCCAAGGTGACGGGCCTGACCCAGGCCGACCTGGACCGGGGCGAGCCCATCGTGCAGGGGCTGCGCCGCTTTATGCAGTGGTGCGGCCCGGATGCCGAGTTTGCCGAGTGGGGCATGGATGACGTGCCGGTGCTCAAGCAGAACCTTTTCCTCTGCAATCTGGACGAGAGCCGCCCCACCCAGTGGTATGATCTGCAGCAGATCTTCCTGCGGGAGCACCCCCGCAAGGAGGGCGAGGGCATGACGCTGGAAAGCGTTGTGACCCGGATGGGCATCCCGATGGAGCGCCCGTTCCACGATGCCCTGTCCGATACCCTTTACACCGCCGATGTCTGCCGCAAGCTTGACCTGCGGGCGGGTCTGGCGGCCTACCCCACCGAGGAGGAATCCCTGCGGGCGAGCCTCTGCCCCGCCCCCGGCGATTACCGGGACTTCCGGGTGTTCCGCGGCTATGTGGAGCAGTCCACCTGGCGCAGCGACCCAAAGATCATCACTGCCAGCTGCCCGGTGTGCGGCGGGGATCTGCAGCCGGATGATATCTGGCTGAAAAAGGGCAACAGCGGCTGGTATACCCTGTCGGTCTGCCCTGCCTGCGCCGGTACCGGCAATGAGGTTGGAAAGGGCGTATTCCAGCGCTATAAGCTGGCCCGGCGGGACGGCCTGCACTGGAGCTTTGCCCGCTGCGTCCAGATCCCGGACGAAGCCGGGCTTGCCCGCTGGGAGCGGATGCGCGCCCAGCAGATCGAGCGGATGCAGGCACGGGCCGAAAAGGCCGCCGCTGAAGCCGCCGGAAAAGCATAA
- a CDS encoding TVP38/TMEM64 family protein has translation MEMTMIGWLHQLGTLEFWKALLEGFGGLGPIAPVILAMVESFFPPLPLIAIVALNVAAHGGLLGFVYSWAGVMLGGTVMFLLWRRVVKRFFWKFARRSAKLQKAEQWVSRFDTASLFMLSLLPFTPSSFMHFAFGISDFDEKRYLVTMLLGKGVMVAMMALFGQSLVSAMKNPFYLVLAIAIWAGMYFASRHFCKKHEID, from the coding sequence ATGGAAATGACGATGATAGGCTGGCTCCACCAGCTGGGAACGCTGGAATTCTGGAAGGCCCTGCTGGAAGGCTTTGGCGGCCTTGGCCCCATTGCGCCCGTGATCCTTGCGATGGTGGAATCCTTTTTTCCGCCGCTGCCGCTCATCGCCATTGTGGCGCTGAATGTTGCGGCCCACGGGGGCCTTCTGGGCTTTGTGTACAGCTGGGCCGGGGTGATGCTGGGCGGCACTGTGATGTTCCTGCTCTGGCGGCGTGTCGTCAAGCGTTTTTTCTGGAAATTTGCCCGCCGCTCGGCCAAGCTGCAAAAGGCGGAGCAATGGGTCAGCCGGTTCGACACCGCGTCCCTGTTCATGCTGTCGCTCCTGCCCTTTACGCCCTCGTCCTTTATGCACTTTGCCTTTGGCATCTCTGATTTTGACGAGAAGCGCTACCTTGTCACCATGCTGCTGGGCAAGGGCGTGATGGTGGCCATGATGGCCCTTTTCGGGCAGTCGCTGGTGTCTGCCATGAAGAACCCGTTCTACCTCGTGCTTGCCATCGCCATCTGGGCTGGAATGTACTTTGCCAGCAGGCACTTTTGTAAAAAGCACGAGATCGATTGA